Below is a window of Moorella thermoacetica DNA.
TAGCCCTGGCCGCGGCCTTGCTGAGTTAACCTTTCCCCGGCACCGGCATAAGATCATTATGGAACCCGTCTTGTAGGGGGTTGCAAGGGTGTAACCCCGGTGGGCAACGTCGTCCGTTGAAGGGCAGGGTTCTATTTAAAGGCATTTCCGCAATGCCTGCTGGGGGGATTGCTATGTGCGGAATTACCGGCTGGGTGGATTGGGAACTGGACCTCACCGGGCAAAAAAACATCCTGGAAGCCATGACCGCCACCCTCGCCTGCCGGGGACCGGATGCCGCCGGCACCTGGGTGGCACCCCGGGTGGCCCTGGGGCACCGCCGCCTGGTCGTCGTCGATCCCGCCGGGGGCGGCCAGCCCATGGTTCGCCGCCGCGGCAACCAGACCTTTGTCCTTACTTATAACGGCGAGCTATACAACACCGGGGAAATCCGGGAGGAACTTTTGAGCCGGGGTTATACCTTCCGGGGCCACTCGGACACGGAAGTATTGCTGACGGCCTACATGGAGTGGGGTGTAGAGTGTGTCCGGTGTTTCAATGGTATCTTTGCCTTCGCCATTTGGGACGAGGCCAGGGAACGTCTATTCCTGGCCCGGGACCGGTTGGGAGTAAAACCCCTTTTTTACGCTACTTTGCCCCATTCTTTCCTTTTTGGTTCGGAACTGAAGGCTCTCCTGGCCCACCCGGCGATAAAACCGGAAGTGGATGCTGAAGGCCTGGCCGAGGTCTTCGTCCTGGGCCCGGCCCGGACACCGGGCCACGGGGTATTTCATAATCTGGCCGAACTTAAACCCGGCTATTATATGACCTACGACCGGCAGGGACTACGCCTGCACCAGTACTGGGCCCTGCAGAGCCATCCCCACACCGATAACCTGGAGACAACCATCGCAAAAGTACGCCAGCTGTTGCAGGATACAGTGGAACGGCAACTGGTGGCCGATGTGCCCGTTTGTACCCTGCTCTCCGGCGGTCTGGACTCCAGCGCTGTTACCGTCTTTGCCGCCCGGGCCTTTCAGGGCCGGGGGCAGGGCCATATCCATACCTGGTCGGTAGATTATATTGATAATGACCGCTACTTCCAGCCCAGCCATTTCCAGCCCAACCCGGATGCTCCCTGGGTAAAGCTGGTCTCGGAACACCTGGAAACCATCCATCACTACGTTTATATCGACACCCCGGAACTGGTTGACTCCCTGAAGGCTGCCATGCGGGCCCGGGACCTGCCGGGCATGGCCGACGTGGATTCCTCCCTATTGCTCTTTTGCCGGGAAGTAAAGAGAGAGGCTACCGTTGCCCTCTCAGGGGAGGCTGCCGATGAGGTCTTTGGCGGTTACCCCTGGTTTCGCAGTGAAAAGGCCCTGGCCGCGAACACCTTCCCCTGGAACCGGGCCGGCCAGGAGCGTATCCGCCTCCTCTCCCCCGAATTAAAGGCTATGGTCCGGCCGGAAGAGTATGTGGCCAGGCGTTACCGGGAAGCCCTGGCGGAGGTACCCGCCCTGCCGGGTGAGGAAGCCAGGGCCGCCCGTCTGCGGGAGATCTCTTACCTGAGCCTGACCCGCTTCATGCCGGTACTCCTGGACCGCAAGGATCGTATGAGTATGGCCGTGGGGCTGGAGGTGCGGGTGCCCTACTGTGACCACCGCCTGGTGGAATACGTCTGGAACATTCCCTGGGAGATGAAATTCGTCGGCCAGATGGAAAAGGGCATCCTGCGCCGGGCCCTGGCAGGTATATTGCCCGCCGAAGTAATCAACCGGCGCAAGAGCCCTTACCCCAAAACCTACAACCCGGCCTACCTGGAAGCCGTCCGTAACTGGATGCTGGATATCCTGGCCGACCCCGCTTCCCCCCTGCTGCCCTTTATTGACGTAGCGGCGGTTAAAGCCTTGACCCAATCCCGGGAGGTTTTCAACCTGCCGTGGTTCGGCCAGCTCATGAGCGGGCCCCAGCTCTTCGCCTACCTGGCCCAGATTGACACCTGGATGCGGGAATACGGGGTATCTGTACGTTAAGCTCCGCGCCTCCGGGGTTAATAACCGGCTCAAAAACCCCCTTGACAAAGGTCCGGGCATGGGTATAATAAAGTCCAAGCAAGCAGTGTAGTTTGCCCAAATGGGTGAAGAAGCCCCCGTACCTCAGGTACGGGGGCTTCTAGTTTATCTCCCCGTATTTCAGGCCTGCCTGGCCGGTAACCTGTTCGGCAGGGGCCGTGGTGGAAAGGTGGTGAGGTTTACTGTAACAAATTTGGCGTGGCTTTAACCTCGGTAGCACCCTGTCGGGCTGGATATTCCTGAAATGGGAGCCCTTGCTTACCCTGACTTCATGTTGACCTTTGGGGACACTTATATCGCTGAAGCGGTATCGACCGGGCAAACTGCTTACGACAAACGGCGGCGGGAAGTACCGGTTCACAATTAGATTGGAGGTGCTGGACAGTGAAAAAAATCGAAGCCATCATCCGCTCGTCGCGCCTGGAGGCCGTCAAAGAAGCCCTGGGTAAGTACAACATCCACGGCCTGACGGTCACCCACGTCCTGGGATGCGGCCTCCAGCGGGGCCAGACGGAATATTATCGCGGCAACCTGTATACCGTTAACCTGTTACCCAAGGTAAAACTGGAGATTATCGCCCTGGACAATCGGGTACCGGAGATAGTGGAGATAATCTCCCGGGAAGCCCGAACCGGCGAAATCGGGGACGGTAAAATCTTTATCTACCCCGTGGAAACCGCCATTCGCATCCGTACCGGTGAACAGGGCAAAGACGCCATCTAACTATTTATCCAGCCATTCTTCCTTCATAAAATATTACAGGCCCGGGCAACCCCGGGCCTGCATTTTTTTAAAGAGCTAAAAGCCGGTCTAAAAAATTAACTCCATGGTAGGAAAAATGTATGAGGAAAAGGAAGAGTGTAGCTGCAACAGCCCCTTGCTTTTAACTGCCCTTACGTTGAAGTTCTACCAGGCTCATAGCCACGGAATGGGCTTTGTTTTTAATTTTGCGGGTATCCATGGTTAAAAGCTCGCCGTTGCGGACTATAATTTTTCCGTTAACGATGGTTGTATTGACGATATTACAGTTGCCGCAACAAACTAAAGCTACCACCGGATCATGACAACCGGTAAAGGCGATATCGTCGAGGTCTATGAGGACGATGTCGGCGGCTTTATCTATTTCAATACTCCCGGTATCATCCCGTCCCAGTACCGCCGCTCCTCCCCGGGTAGCTATTTTAATTACCTGATAGGCGGAAAGTCCTTGATCACCATAATATAAATGGTTTAAAAGATAGGCACGCTTTACTTCTTCCCACATGTTGGAGGCATCATTGCTGGCGCTACCATCCACAGCGATACTCAGCTTAACTCCTGCTTTTAAAAGTTCACTGCTCCGGCAAAAACCGCTCCCCAGCTTCATATTAGATGAGGGGCAATGGGCGACCCCCGAACCGGACAGTCTTTTCATCTCCACGTCATTCAGGTGAATAGCATGGGCGAACCAAACATCGGGCCCCGTCCAGCCCAAATCTGCCATTAGCTCTGCCGGCCGGCGATTGTAGTTCTCCAGGCAGTATTTCTCTTCATCTTTCGTTTCTGCCAGATGGGTATGTGGAGCATTACCTGTTTTTCCCGGGCCAAATCCCTGGCCTGCTTCATGAGATCCAGGCTTACTGAAAAAGGTGAGCAAGGGGCGAGGGCTATTCTCAGCATGGCATAGGGCTCTGGTTGATGGTATTTTTCTATCAGCCTCAGGGAGTCTTCTAAAATGACATCTTCTTTTTGGACAACGGCATCGGGGGGCAAGCCGCCCTGGCTTCGGCCTTTGGACATTGAACCCCGGGTTGCGTGAAAGCGAATTCCCAGCTCCTGGGCTGCCTGA
It encodes the following:
- the asnB gene encoding asparagine synthase (glutamine-hydrolyzing), giving the protein MCGITGWVDWELDLTGQKNILEAMTATLACRGPDAAGTWVAPRVALGHRRLVVVDPAGGGQPMVRRRGNQTFVLTYNGELYNTGEIREELLSRGYTFRGHSDTEVLLTAYMEWGVECVRCFNGIFAFAIWDEARERLFLARDRLGVKPLFYATLPHSFLFGSELKALLAHPAIKPEVDAEGLAEVFVLGPARTPGHGVFHNLAELKPGYYMTYDRQGLRLHQYWALQSHPHTDNLETTIAKVRQLLQDTVERQLVADVPVCTLLSGGLDSSAVTVFAARAFQGRGQGHIHTWSVDYIDNDRYFQPSHFQPNPDAPWVKLVSEHLETIHHYVYIDTPELVDSLKAAMRARDLPGMADVDSSLLLFCREVKREATVALSGEAADEVFGGYPWFRSEKALAANTFPWNRAGQERIRLLSPELKAMVRPEEYVARRYREALAEVPALPGEEARAARLREISYLSLTRFMPVLLDRKDRMSMAVGLEVRVPYCDHRLVEYVWNIPWEMKFVGQMEKGILRRALAGILPAEVINRRKSPYPKTYNPAYLEAVRNWMLDILADPASPLLPFIDVAAVKALTQSREVFNLPWFGQLMSGPQLFAYLAQIDTWMREYGVSVR
- a CDS encoding P-II family nitrogen regulator; the protein is MKKIEAIIRSSRLEAVKEALGKYNIHGLTVTHVLGCGLQRGQTEYYRGNLYTVNLLPKVKLEIIALDNRVPEIVEIISREARTGEIGDGKIFIYPVETAIRIRTGEQGKDAI